AATCCTCTTCAGCAAAAGAGCATTTCCCCCAATTAATTTCTCAAGCACAGCTCCATTTTCAGGGCAGGTAAAATTTCTAAGCATAAATTGCAGTAATAGCTCGGAAAATGGTGACATGGGGAATTTGAAGGATGCATTGACTGGTATAGTGGACGAAAGAGTAGAAGAACTTTTGAAGAGGGAAGAAAATAGGGTCTTACTTGATGGGTTGGAGAAAGCAACGCTGAGAGTAGAAATGGCAAAGAAAGAACTTGCTGAAATTGAAAGACAAGAATTGGAGGCTAAATTGCTAAAGGTTTATATCACCCAGCTCGAAACTAGAACTTCCGAGGTctgttatttgttttttttttttttgaagaattgatCTGAATAGTTGGTTGATATATAATAATTGTATACATGTTAGGAAAAGTAATCAGTGAATTCGACATGGGATTAGAACTATAAGGTCTCAGGTTTAAATCTCAATGGTTACAAAAATACTGTGATTTCTTTACATCTGTCTTGGCTTTGATGGATAGAGTTGTGTGCTACCGGATGTTGGGAGGTTTTAGGTAGGTATtgcgtggaattagtcgaggtgggTGAAAGCTGACTTGAACACTAAGaaaaattatatcttttttcttcattcttccTTGGACTTTAACTATTTCGCCTAGCTATTCTTGCATAgtaattttattgaataaacATATGTGCAATACAACTAGATAACTCTATGTACAAAGGAACAAGTGAATTGATGCATTTGGGCATAGGCAGCCCTCTGCTGTTCAATGGTATGCCATTATCTCATTATGCATCGTATCGTATTAGTCTAGCTAGATATTGAGAGAAAGGGAGAACTTAGTTTTggatattctttttatattgaTAGGGATTATTATTCGATCCTAGATTTTTGTCATTATCCATAGATTGTTTTGAATTGCAAATTCGCAATTGTTTAACCATGGTAAAATCCAGAGCAATGATTTGAATTACTTGGAAGCTTTAGAATAGACTGTAGGTGTAAATTCTATGAATTTTCGAGACCATAATAGAGTTACTTGATTATATGCTCAAAAAAACTAATGCATTGTCGTAAGGGGATTGTAAACGAACTTCTTACTACTTTATACCCGGGCAAAGGGGACTCTAAAGTGAGACTTACAGAACGTCTAACTTCAGGAAACCGTTAAGGAACCTTGTCCCCCGGCCCTTGATCATTGTGTAAATAGAGCATAATGGATACAAAGGATTTTTAGAACTGATATCTATTACTTTGGGATTGACGCATAGTTGAATGATTGATTGAAATGTTTTAGCACTTTACAAAAGGAGGGTGCTTCAAGTGTCTGAACGTCTCAAGAATGATTACATTGTTCTTAGTATTTCAGATGTTCTAAAGATGTCATTAAagcttttttttatcaactgtTTGTCCTCTCTAATAGTTAAGGTACTGATTGGTTGATGCAATTGAAGATTGCAGAATGCCAGAAAGATATTTTAGAAGCAAGAGCAATGATTGAAGAGGCTGAGCGTTCCCTCAACGTTAGTGGTGATGCTAGAAAGAGAGATGCAACAGACGGGGATGTAGTGAATAGAGATGAGGAAAGAGTAGAATCCATAAAAGCAGCTTCACTTTCTGCAATTGTTGGCACACTTGCAGGACTTCCCATTTTCTTAAGTCGGATTTCCAGCAGTTCTGAgctaatactccctctgtcaaTCACATTTATTAGTTGTGCTTTGTTTGGTGTAACCTTCCGCTATGCTGTAAGAAGAGACTTGGATAATTTTCAACTCAAGTCAGGAACATCTGCAGCATTTGGCGTTGTCAAAGGTATTATACTCTCATGCTAGGCATTGTAATGTGTCGCCTTTCTCCTTCCATTTTCTTGTGTAATTTTAAGAGGATTCGGAATAGGAAGGAGTAGGTCAAAGTCTTGAGAATTTTATAGCGTCAAGGGTTTAGCATGGCCTACCCAAGGCGTACATTGATTAAATCAAGGGTTCAATTGGCCGAGTAATTGATTGGCTAGATCACGGGTTCAATGTGCTGAGAAACAATGTTCTCAAGGTTATTCCTTGCTGAGTTCGGATGCTTGTTTCTTTGTTTCGTTGCTATTGATGCACACGTATTCAGTTCCATCCAACTTACTGCCTTGGGATAAATTGAAGTATTCTGGATTTTTTGTCTGTACATATGATCCTGGTCTTGCCAAAAAAAGTTTCCgcgataatttatttatttttaagttaaaggATTCTATTGCATTCAATGCAGGCCTTGCTACACTTGGAGGTGGACCACCATTGGAGTTGGATGCAGCCAGCTTCTGGTCCCATGCTCTTGATGGCGCGGTCTATGTCTCGGAGAATCTTTTGATCTTCCTTTTTGCTGGAGTTGGCCTGGATTTATGCTTTAAGCTGAGGATTTTGAGCCCTTTCCCCATTGATAGATCAATTTCAGAGACCGATAAAATTTAAACACCTTGTTGcctatttattatttctaagtGTATATACACACCCAGTAAATTAACTTTGTAACAATTGCTATAAATAGAATTATACTTGACAATTCTGTCTATAAGCGCCATTCACTGCAATTATCCATAAATCCAGTAAAATATTGTCAGGCCATTCACAGGAGACTAGTTTCAGAAGGGATAAAGCTGCACTTGGAGTATCTTTCCGGCATTCAAGTTATGTGGAATAGCTATGATTTGGTATTTCCAAAGACAATTCCtctataacaacaacaatattacATGATAACGTCTTCAAAAAACTATGGGATGCGTCCACATGAGTGTGCTGCAGCTAAACGCAAGACTAAACTCTCGTGGAGGATAAATTTAAACTGAACCTTGTAACAATGACTACTTGTTCATGGTATTTACAACATTGAAACAATGCAAGTTAAATGACCTATATATCTTCCATTTCCTAAACAGGTTAGAGCATTGAGATTCAAAAAGCGGCCACGCCTAAAGAATGATATCTTCAACGGATGTCAAGTGCGTCATCAACTGGAGCCAGTCTCAGTCTAAATCCTGAAAGTATGAAAAATATCTTGTTATTTGAAGAAAAGACAACAATGATCTGTCAAACAGACTTAACAAATAAACATTTTGATATAACCTAAAAGTAGAAGTGAGAACCTCATAGTCATCCAACCGAAAGCTCACAATAGTTGGTTTCTTAGCAGAAACCCTCGTCCTCTTTGATTCAGCCAATGCTCTCTCTATATCAGACTGTGACAATGGTCTTGGTGCCTGTAACAGAGGAGTTACCATGTGTTTTTCTATAAGTCAGAACAAAATGCACAGATATTTGATCTATGACATGCATGCCACCATGTGTGATTTTGCAGGAAAAGCagataataataatcaaagaaCAAAACAACTTGCGGGagtttgtgtatatatatagaggGAGAGAGAGCCACCTGTGATTGCTCTCCTTTCTTCTCATCTTGCAAATACTCCCTAAGAGGAATAAAGGCAGCTTGCTTGCAGGCTTCAAGAATGTCTGAACCAGTGTATCCCTCACACAAGCTAGCAATTCCATCAAAATCAATGTTATCTTCGATTCTCTCACCCTTCAAAACTACCTTCAGTATCTTTGTTCTATCACTAAGAGAAGGTTTACCAATCTCAAATGCCTGAGAAAAGCGTCTAATTATTGCCTCATCAAGGTCACTTGGGCGATTGGTTGCTGCCAGGACCATTACTCTAGCATTCTCTGCAGAGAAGGAAATTTCATTCATTTGTCACTTATAAGTCATATGTGGTATGGCATTCATCAAACAACATATTTATAAGTGTTATATCATTCATCAATGACtattatattagtcaaaatGAATGCTTAACAAAAGAGACTTCCTAAGTTTCTTTAGAACAGATGAGTTTGAGAGTGGAGAGATCAGATTCAGGGCCACATTTCTGCAAGGAATTCATACAAAAAGCATGGAGTAAAAAGGGGATGGCATGTCAAACCAGGGATAAGTTATAATGTACTAAAGTAAGACATGCTACCAGTGCAGCTAAATATGTCTGTACCTACAGCA
This genomic stretch from Solanum stenotomum isolate F172 chromosome 10, ASM1918654v1, whole genome shotgun sequence harbors:
- the LOC125841536 gene encoding uncharacterized protein LOC125841536 translates to MKSTSISSLLPYPKILFSKRAFPPINFSSTAPFSGQVKFLSINCSNSSENGDMGNLKDALTGIVDERVEELLKREENRVLLDGLEKATLRVEMAKKELAEIERQELEAKLLKVYITQLETRTSEIAECQKDILEARAMIEEAERSLNVSGDARKRDATDGDVVNRDEERVESIKAASLSAIVGTLAGLPIFLSRISSSSELILPLSITFISCALFGVTFRYAVRRDLDNFQLKSGTSAAFGVVKGLATLGGGPPLELDAASFWSHALDGAVYVSENLLIFLFAGVGLDLCFKLRILSPFPIDRSISETDKI